In a genomic window of Zingiber officinale cultivar Zhangliang chromosome 9B, Zo_v1.1, whole genome shotgun sequence:
- the LOC122022703 gene encoding telomere length regulation protein TEL2 homolog — protein MENGGGENAHKTRILYKVGEVSSAIDAAKQVDEVICALYSLAVLLFPLDAAALSDVDPSCRSKVCEIDLPIDAEMSNWKQAFYSGAAFPTMARKLLYDVAKDWLPCFSPSIRKQIYDSFFVHGPPSEILQVLVSALTHGSEDTIYSNIERLLVKCLLTREGVRHMVEEFRMQCQVGGNGYACKPDMLAVISRVAQQLSSIPDKARLGALSVLSSHSFFQKVVNQLLVGAEDCDYQVSNYINASDANDLDGSLLFVGETFSRICRRGSTDILVAKMIPRVLDHTRGWLSSNIGSIGDGMIKPSSHSHFWLLIVEAMKDQYAIERLAEELLRQLATQNASDVEAYWILWLLFHQTISQKATMRSMFADKFLIWKVFPIRCLRWILHLSVFEFPPDSNCLPCLQKTSYFFDVVDRLTSIWSRHGFVQSSSMEQQAYITAAVGLCIEKMSKDELETTKNVLHAILQGGSCRLESPINLVRKMARAVALVFSRVVDPKNPVYLDDDYSENIDWDFGFTSQRKDVMDNGETSQSEATSSLPNERESVTHGQRLKDTKHYADNDGKIILAKRVNPSKVSNPAMPSNELISAEEEDDCSKNSDASSDSLEPYDLPDDNDADTNKFSQLGDISAALRKPDDPDGVERALNIVEKLVRALPDELPHHSGDLIRALVHVRCSCIAVEGEEDSAEEKRHKALVALIVTCPFESLDVLTKLLYAPNVDVSQRILILDVMTDAAQELSESIITRTNYHPSNLISSVSGQPWFIPSSRGSPGVGPWREVSDPGTSVSWSHRYEREIPSRPGHMKSGKSRKWGLAKPKETQLESSRNRLTRYAAAFMLPVMQGFDKRSHGVDLLNRDFIVLGKLIYMLGVCMKCISMHPEALVLAPLLLDMIRTRALSHHAEAYVRRSVLFAASCILVALHPSHIASAMIEGNQEISNGLEWIRSWAVRISESDPDAECSRMAMTCLQLHAEMALQASRALESVESSQARRTLPTKLDKIIIPFSNLG, from the exons GTCTGTGAGATTGATCTTCCCATTGATGCTGAAATGAGTAACTGGAAGCAGGCTTTCTACTCTGGAGCTGCATTTCCAACAATGGCTAGGAAATTACTTTATG ATGTTGCAAAAGATTGGCTCCCATGTTTTTCTCCATCTATAAGGAAGCAAATTTATGATTCCTTTTTTGTTCATGGACCTCCAAGTGAAATACTTCAGGTCCTGGTGTCTGCTTTAACACATGGTAGTGAGGATACTATCTACTCGAATATTGAGAG GTTGCTGGTAAAATGCTTGCTTACGAGGGAAGGAGTGAGACATATGGTTGAGGAATTTAGAATGCAATGTCAAGTTGGTGGGAATGGTTATGCCTGTAAGCCAGACATGCTAGCAGTCATATCTAGGGTTGCACAGCAATTGAGTTCAATTCCTGATAAGGCTAGATTGGGTGCCTTGTCTGTACTTTCATCACA TTCGTTCTTCCAGAAAGTTGTCAACCAACTTTTGGTTGGGGCAGAAGATTGTGACTATCAAGTTTCAAACTATATAAATGCATCTGATGCAAATGATCTGGATGGCTCATTATTATTTGTAGGGGAAACATTCTCAAGGATTTGTAGACGTGGATCAACAG ACATTCTTGTTGCTAAAATGATCCCTAGGGTTCTTGATCATACACGAGGCTGGTTGTCATCAAATATTGGTTCTATTGGTGATGGTATGATAAAACCTAGTTCACATTCCCACTTTTGGTTGTTAATTGTGGAAGCAATGAAAGATCAGTATGCCATTGAAAGATTGGCTGAGGAGTTACTGAGGCAATTGGCAACTCAGAATGCAAGTGATGTTGAAGCTTATTGGATTCTTTGGTTGTTGTTTCATCAAACTATCAGCCAAAAAGCTACCATGAG ATCCATGTTTGCCGATAAATTTCTCATCTGGAAAGTATTTCCTATACGGTGTTTGAGATGGATTCTACACTTATCCGTATTTGAATTCCCCCCGGACTCTAATTGTTTGCCATGTTTACAAAAGACTTCATATTTCTTTGATGTGGTGGATCGACTGACCAGCATTTGGTCAAGGCATGGATTTGTTCAATCATCTTCTATGGAGCAGCAAGCTT ATATTACTGCTGCTGTTGGGTTATGTATTGAGAAAATGTCAAAGGATGAATTAGAAACAACCAAAAATGTCTTGCATGCTATTCTGCAAGGAGGCAGCT GTAGACTAGAGAGCCCAATTAATCTGGTTCGGAAGATGGCTCGAGCTGTTGCACTGGTATTTTCTAGAGTGGTTGATCCTAAAAACCCTGTCTATCTTGATGACGATTATTCTGAGAACATTGACTGGGACTTTGGGTTTACATCACAAAGGAAGGATGTGATGGATAATGGTGAGACTAGCCAAAGTGAAGCAACAAGTTCATTACCAAATGAAAGGGAGAGTGTAACTCATGGCCAAAGGCTGAAAGATACAAAGCATTATGCTGATAATGATGGTAAAATAATTTTGGCAAAGAGGGTAAACCCTTCCAAAGTCAGCAATCCTGCCATGCCAAGCAATGAACTTATCTCTGCAGAAGAAGAGGACGATTGTAGCAAGAATTCTGATGCTTCAAGTGACTCACTAGAACCTTATGATCTTCCAGACGACAATGATGCTGACACAAACAAGTTCTCCCAGCTGGGTGACATTTCTGCAGCATTACGCAAACCAGATGATCCAGATGGT GTGGAAAGGGCACTAAACATTGTTGAAAAGCTTGTACGAGCATTACCTGATGAGCTTCCTCATCATTCTGGTGATCTTATCAGAGCATTAGTGCATGTTCGTTGCTCTTGCATTGCAGTTGAAGGAGAGGAAGATTCTGCTGAAGAAAAGAGGCATAAAGCACTGGTTGCATTGATTGTCACATGCCCATTTGAATCATTGGACGTGTTGACTAAATTACTCTATGCACCCAATGTGGATGTCAGCCAACGCATTCTGATACTTGATGTCATGACTGATGCAGCACAAGAGCTTTCAGAGAGTATAATCACTAGAACAAATTATCACCCAAGTAATCTGATATCAAGTGTCTCAGGTCAACCATGGTTTATCCCTAGTAGCCGAGGTTCACCTGGAGTTGGTCCTTGGAGAGAGGTCTCTGATCCTGGAACTTCTGTCAGCTGGTCCCACCGTTATGAAAGAGAAATTCCGTCTAGACCTGGTCATATGAAGTCAGGAAAATCACGAAAGTGGGGTCTTGCAAAACCAAAAGAGACACAGTTGGAATCATCAAGAAACAGACTTACTCGTTATGCTGCTGCATTTATGCTTCCCGTAATGCAAGGTTTTGATAAAAGAAGCCATGGAGTAGATCTGCTTAATAGAGATTTCATCGTTCTCGGGAAGTTAATCTACATGCTTGGTGTTTGTATGAAATGCATTTCTATGCATCCTGAAGCACTGGTTTTGGCTCCTCTACTTCTTGATATGATAAGAACAAG GGCGTTGTCACATCATGCCGAAGcatatgtcagaagatctgtccTTTTTGCTGCTTCATGCATCCTTGTTGCTTTACATCCATCACACATTGCATCTGCGATGATTGAAGGCAATCAGGAAATATCCAATGGTCTTGAGTGGATCCGTTCATGGGCAGTGCGTATATCAGAATCTGATCCAGATGCTGAATGCTCAAGG ATGGCTATGACATGCCTTCAGCTGCATGCCGAGATGGCTCTCCAAGCATCCCGTGCACTCGAATCAGTAGAGAGTTCGCAGGCGCGCAGAACCTTGCCAACAAAGTTGGATAAAATCATAATTCCATTCTCAAACTTGGGATAG
- the LOC122022405 gene encoding uncharacterized protein ycf20-like, whose product MQNSQMDFKPASIVFYFFLYLLQAVTRSRRIVPLWSYSPGKLLIRAVQENEGPRRLVDIIRLVPDISRNYFKSRPRRALFGGISLLGGFYVAQTISLSFGALGVNDVIAAVVCVLLTEFVTRFYYSRPRVTFPVALLNNFKMGFTYGLFIDAFKLAS is encoded by the exons ATGCAGAACTCACAAATGGATTTCAAACCTGCTTCTATAGTGTTCTATTTCTTCCTTTATCTGCTCCAGGCCGTAACTCGATCGAGACGGAT AGTTCCATTATGGAGTTATTCACCTGGAAAGCTCCTTATTCGAGCAGTACAAGAAAACGAGGGTCCGCGAAGACTAGTCGACATCATTCGTCTTGTCCCAGATATCTCAAGGAACTACTTCAAAAGCCGACCTAGGAGAGCACTTTTTGGCGGTATCTCATTGTTGGGTGGGTTTTATGTTGCACAGACGATCTCTCTATCATTTGGTGCATTGGGAGTGAATGATGTAATTGCTGCAGTGGTATGTGTCCTCCTTACAGAGTTCGTGACAAGGTTTTACTACAGCCGACCCAGAGTGACCTTCCCTGTTGCATTACTAAACAATTTTAAGATGGGGTTCACGTATGGACTTTTCATTGATGCTTTTAAGCTTGCTAGTTAG
- the LOC122023855 gene encoding inositol transporter 1-like, translating into MVWALLQRRMTIQSSPGSSGLIDASAERDTYYFSNFYVIGLTLTAGIGGFLFGYDTGVISGALLYIRDDFDAVAENHVLQETIVSMAIAGAIIGAAGGGWVNDAYGRKKAFLLADIIFAIGSVVMCVAPDPYLLIFGRLLVGLGIGIASVTAPVYIAEVSPSEIRGGLVSMNVLMITGGQFLSYLVNLSFTQVPGTWRWMLGVAALPAVIQFALMLFLPESPRWLFLKKDKTEAITVLSKIYDPHRLENEIDELTVASEEDMNSQNVGCFDVLNSKEMRLAFLAGAGLQAFQQFTGINTVMYYSPTIVQMAGFTSNQLALLLSLIVAGMNAAGTILGIFLIDRCGRRRLTLCSLAGVVMSLLILSGAFFLQSSGIKSHLCEMQALHTTCDRNLGWVAVLGLVLYIGFFSPGMGPVPWAVNSEIYPEAYRGVGGGMSATVNWVSNLIVSQTFLSIVAIVGTAGTFLIIAGIAVAASVFVVLFVPETKGLSFEEVESLWKERAWGSEDARRRLLA; encoded by the exons ATGGTTTGGGCTTTGCTGCAACGGAGGATGACGATACAGTCTTCTCCTGGGAGCTCGGGCCTCATCGATGCCTCGGCGGAGAGGGATACCTACTACTTTAGCAATTTCTACGTGATCGGCCTCACCCTCACTGCCGGCATCGGTGGTTTTCTATTTGGATACGATACCG GTGTTATATCTGGTGCCCTTCTTTATATTCGTGACGATTTTGATGCGGTGGCTGAAAACCATGTTTTACAG GAAACAATTGTCAGCATGGCAATAGCAGGAGCTATAATTGGAGCTGCAGGTGGTGGATGGGTGAATGATGCCTAtgggaggaagaaagcttttctTCTTGCTGATATCATTTTTGCCATTGGATCTGTTGTGATGTGCGTTGCTCCAGATCCGTACCTTCTCATATTTGGAAGGCTTCTTGTTGGTTTGGGCATTGGAATAGCATCAGTTACAGCTCCCGTTTATATTGCTGAAGTATCACCTTCAGAAATCAGGGGAGGTCTAGTTAGCATGAATGTACTCATGATCACAGGGGGACAGTTTCTTTCTTACCTTGTAAATCTTTCTTTtactcag GTTCCAGGCACTTGGCGATGGATGCTTGGAGTTGCTGCACTGCCAGCAGTGATACAGTTTGCTCTAATGCTGTTTCTCCCTGAATCACCTCGCTGGCTTTTTCTGAAG AAAGATAAAACTGAGGCCATAACAGTTCTCTCAAAGATCTATGATCCTCATCGCTTGGAGAATGAGATAGATGAACTGACAGTTGCTTCTGAGGAAGACATGAACTCACAGAATGTTGGATGCTTTGATGTTCTTAATTCGAAAGAAATGCGGCTTGCATTTCTTGCAGGAGCTGGCCTTCAG GCTTTCCAGCAGTTCACTGGAATAAATACAGTTATGTACTACAGCCCCACGATTGTCCAGATGGCTGGTTTTACTTCGAACCAACTTGCGCTGCTGCTCTCTCTGATTGTTGCTGGGATGAATGCAGCTGGTACAATTTTAGGAATCTTCCTCATTGATCGCTGCGGCAGGCGTCGATTAACACTCTGCAGTCTAGCAGGTGTTGTTATGTCACTTCTCATACTTTCGGGGGCATTCTTTTTGCAATCATCAGGAATTAAGTCTCACTTATGTGAGATGCAAGCCCTTCATACCACCTGTGACAGGAACCTAGGCTGGGTTGCTGTTTTAGGGCTTGTTCTATACATTGGCTTTTTCTCTCCGGGGATGGGCCCTGTTCCATGGGCAGTCAACTCAGAGATTTACCCGGAGGCCTACCGGGGGGTGGGCGGAGGCATGTCTGCTACTGTGAATTGGGTTTCAAACCTGATTGTCTCGCAAACATTCCTGTCGATAGTTGCAATTGTGGGGACAGCTGGGACTTTCTTGATCATAGCTGGAATCGCAGTGGCAGCATCTGTGTTTGTGGTACTTTTTGTTCCAGAAACAAAAGGCCTGAGCTTTGAGGAGGTGGAAAGCCTTTGGAAGGAGAGGGCATGGGGATCTGAAGATGCACGGAGGCGCCTACTAGCCTGA